In Candidatus Epulonipiscium viviparus, one DNA window encodes the following:
- a CDS encoding glycosyltransferase family 4 protein — protein MDKIGLYITAFVMAFSISLICTPIAKKIAIKLGAVAYPRKRDMHEIPIPRMGGIAIVVGFILTLVLILPDPEMDVLESRHTAGILIGGLIIFALGILDDIFELKSKIKLLVQVLAAMVAVYFGIRIQFVSVPFNDLINLEWLSIPVTIFWIVGITNAVNLIDGLDGLAAGVSSIASICLMILSIHSGHPTAVILTVILSASCLGFLPYNFNPASVFMGDTGSTFLGYMLSLISILGLLKSYTLGTVFVAVLILGLPIFDTSFAIIRRFLSGRPIMSPDRGHLHHRLVDKGYTQKQAVVTLYGVSGIFGLSAMGVMLNDIRFVLAVFIIMGILFYYNVKMHTLPSSKNEKEEQK, from the coding sequence ATGGATAAGATTGGCTTATATATAACAGCGTTTGTTATGGCTTTCAGTATTTCATTAATATGTACACCTATTGCAAAGAAAATAGCAATCAAATTAGGGGCAGTGGCATATCCGCGAAAGAGAGATATGCATGAAATTCCAATTCCTCGTATGGGTGGGATAGCGATAGTAGTTGGGTTTATATTAACTTTGGTTTTGATATTGCCCGATCCAGAAATGGATGTATTAGAATCGAGACATACAGCCGGAATTTTAATAGGCGGATTAATTATTTTTGCCTTAGGAATTTTAGACGATATCTTTGAATTAAAATCGAAAATTAAATTATTAGTTCAGGTACTAGCCGCGATGGTTGCGGTATACTTTGGAATTAGAATACAATTTGTTTCTGTGCCATTTAACGATCTGATTAACTTGGAGTGGTTATCAATCCCGGTTACAATATTTTGGATTGTAGGAATCACAAACGCAGTAAATCTGATAGATGGGCTTGATGGATTGGCGGCAGGAGTATCGTCTATTGCGTCTATTTGCCTAATGATCTTGTCGATTCATAGTGGGCATCCAACCGCAGTAATACTTACAGTGATTTTGTCAGCGTCATGCTTGGGATTTTTGCCTTATAATTTTAATCCCGCTTCTGTATTTATGGGAGATACAGGTTCAACATTTTTGGGATATATGCTATCACTGATTTCGATACTGGGATTATTAAAAAGTTATACACTAGGAACAGTGTTTGTTGCAGTATTGATATTAGGGTTGCCGATATTTGATACGTCGTTTGCAATCATTAGACGTTTTTTGAGTGGCCGCCCAATTATGTCACCAGATAGAGGACATCTACATCATCGACTAGTGGATAAAGGATATACACAAAAACAAGCCGTCGTAACATTGTATGGAGTTAGCGGAATATTTGGTCTTTCTGCAATGGGGGTCATGCTAAATGATATTCGTTTTGTATTGGCTGTGTTTATAATTATGGGCATATTATTTTATTATAATGTGAAAATGCACACACTACCGAGCTCTAAAAACGAAAAAGAAGAGCAAAAATAA
- a CDS encoding GTP pyrophosphokinase has translation MELKIFEYTTKALEKLDEMTIDLEIASKELENYFANLVRNECIGYINISSRVKSRDSLKEKILRHDFYNKYKTISNLYENLVDLIGIRLECRFIEDERDIYKLLKRHFTQEHVHTAGYYYKQEHTGVILELKSVQPKNQKNGLKMYRIDGKYLYNDQIINFEVQIKALVNIFWSEIEHNVIYKNYNYIIADRFYKDIMYSIKNSLTTIDGQLLLISNHFKRDKPINQDIRQMQLEQMLSKSIYDLFADRMKNNIGLIVDFRKSCDTLVKYVFREIDMQTEETYRNLLMKALNRLNEIDNDDINFNSIILFEREIDFNNDDFSIIIGSHIQRVLNEEFQWNLFFRILFYIEPEDNAGDFENFIKYYKYRLSHDIVEHFQTDDAYILDELLLTFANTFTELNSVSFVYDDIIEKVKNILWKVTSEIQLLKLKSQNHWNQHKPILLKLLYYRILDLLNADILATDILRFMHELETLNMNLPKSLIKYI, from the coding sequence ATGGAACTGAAAATATTTGAGTATACAACTAAAGCCTTAGAAAAGTTAGACGAAATGACAATAGATTTAGAAATTGCTAGTAAGGAGCTGGAAAACTACTTCGCCAACCTGGTTCGTAATGAATGTATTGGCTATATCAACATCAGTTCTCGTGTAAAATCTAGAGACAGTCTAAAAGAAAAAATTCTACGACATGATTTTTATAATAAATATAAAACTATATCTAATCTATACGAAAATCTTGTTGACCTAATTGGTATAAGGCTAGAATGTCGCTTTATAGAAGACGAACGAGATATTTATAAGCTTCTTAAACGACATTTTACACAAGAACATGTGCATACTGCAGGATATTATTATAAGCAAGAACATACTGGAGTTATTTTGGAGCTAAAAAGTGTTCAACCTAAAAACCAGAAAAACGGTCTTAAGATGTATAGAATAGATGGAAAATATTTGTATAATGATCAGATTATTAATTTTGAAGTGCAGATCAAAGCTCTTGTCAATATTTTTTGGAGCGAAATTGAGCACAACGTAATATATAAAAATTATAACTATATAATTGCCGACAGATTTTATAAAGATATAATGTATTCTATCAAAAACAGTCTTACCACTATAGATGGGCAGCTTTTATTGATCTCCAATCATTTCAAACGAGATAAGCCTATTAATCAAGATATTCGGCAAATGCAGCTAGAGCAGATGCTATCAAAATCTATTTACGACCTCTTTGCTGATCGAATGAAAAACAATATAGGGCTTATTGTTGATTTTAGAAAATCTTGTGATACGCTTGTTAAATATGTATTTAGAGAAATTGATATGCAAACTGAAGAAACATATAGAAATTTACTAATGAAGGCTCTAAACCGTTTAAACGAAATCGATAATGACGATATCAATTTCAATAGCATAATTTTATTTGAACGCGAAATAGATTTTAACAATGATGATTTTAGTATAATAATTGGTTCTCATATTCAGCGAGTTTTAAACGAAGAATTTCAATGGAACCTATTTTTTAGAATTTTATTTTATATTGAACCAGAGGATAATGCTGGAGATTTTGAAAATTTCATAAAATATTATAAATATAGACTATCTCACGATATAGTTGAGCATTTCCAAACTGACGATGCGTATATATTAGATGAGTTGCTCCTCACTTTTGCAAATACTTTCACGGAACTAAACTCGGTAAGCTTTGTATATGACGATATAATCGAAAAGGTTAAAAATATTTTATGGAAGGTAACCTCCGAAATTCAACTTTTGAAGCTCAAATCACAAAATCATTGGAACCAACACAAACCAATTTTATTAAAACTTTTATACTATAGAATATTAGATTTGTTGAACGCAGATATATTAGCAACTGATATTTTGCGATTTATGCATGAATTAGAAACTTTAAATATGAACTTACCAAAGAGCCTGATCAAATATATTTAG
- a CDS encoding TetR/AcrR family transcriptional regulator, with protein MYEVLSHFTLRKINFVKTRTTILNSVKYLLEHKDFGDITVDEICQKAQISRGTFFNYFSTKEHIFNYFLRIFTIKITLQIQKWDNNQTFKNKLAQIYNWFQEEKDYPKFLDSYASFLLSVGEESNEMKLTDAEFVFFFPEISETEYEIYNNLTFQKIFEGLCEEAKASGEIKFESTKEELGNIVSGILVASHTTDWLNSTVNHLDIFCAILL; from the coding sequence ATGTACGAAGTATTATCACATTTTACACTTAGAAAGATTAATTTTGTCAAAACGCGCACCACTATTTTAAATTCTGTTAAATATTTGTTAGAACACAAAGACTTTGGAGATATTACTGTAGATGAGATTTGTCAAAAAGCTCAAATTTCACGCGGTACGTTTTTTAATTATTTTTCTACCAAAGAACATATTTTTAACTATTTTTTAAGAATTTTTACTATCAAAATCACTCTGCAAATTCAGAAGTGGGACAACAACCAAACATTTAAAAATAAGCTAGCTCAAATTTATAATTGGTTTCAAGAAGAAAAAGATTATCCAAAATTTTTAGATAGCTATGCTTCATTTTTGTTGAGTGTAGGAGAAGAGTCCAACGAGATGAAGCTTACTGATGCGGAATTTGTGTTCTTTTTTCCTGAAATTTCTGAAACAGAATACGAAATTTATAACAACCTAACTTTTCAGAAAATTTTTGAAGGACTATGTGAAGAAGCAAAAGCATCTGGTGAGATCAAATTTGAATCTACCAAAGAAGAATTAGGAAATATTGTATCTGGAATACTAGTTGCTAGCCACACAACCGACTGGCTAAATAGTACAGTTAACCACTTAGATATTTTCTGCGCCATTTTGCTCTAA
- a CDS encoding sulfatase-like hydrolase/transferase, whose amino-acid sequence MKAPNVLILFADDQRFNTINALNNDEIITPNLDRLVASGTAFTHAHIQGGTCGAVCMASRAMLNTGRSLFKLDDLGQQIPDDHTLMGEFFKARGYDTFGTGKWHNGKKSFNRSFDQGDSIFFGGMSDHWAVPFYHYDSSAEYNKVIRKCVDQNHSNEVKKTAGEYMRAGEHSTDVIAESVIKFLDQKHDKPFFAYTSFLAPHDPRTMPEEFLNMYNPEDIKLPPNFMSYHFIEYANWECRDETLAPYPRTLANTQKHIAEYYAMITHLDYQIGRILDKLEEIGEKDNTIIVYAGDNGLALGQHGLFGKQSLYDHSMRVPLLISGAGIKAGMKTDALVYLFDIFPTLCDLLEQEIPASVTGQSFAECIKGTKDAARDQIYLAYTDKIRAITKDGFKYIEHRYNGIITKQLFDLNSDPFEMSNLVLNPNYQEKLVALQKALQAESQQSNELNHNLGKNYWA is encoded by the coding sequence ATGAAAGCACCAAACGTTTTAATTTTATTTGCAGATGACCAGAGATTTAACACGATCAATGCACTTAACAACGACGAAATCATAACACCCAATTTAGATAGACTAGTAGCATCGGGGACAGCTTTTACTCACGCGCATATCCAAGGAGGCACTTGCGGAGCCGTATGTATGGCATCTAGAGCTATGCTGAATACAGGCAGATCGTTATTTAAGTTAGATGACCTAGGGCAACAAATCCCCGACGACCACACTCTAATGGGCGAATTTTTTAAAGCGAGAGGCTACGATACATTTGGAACGGGCAAATGGCATAACGGCAAAAAATCATTTAACCGAAGTTTTGATCAAGGCGATAGTATATTTTTTGGTGGAATGAGCGACCACTGGGCCGTACCATTTTATCATTACGATTCTTCTGCAGAATATAACAAAGTCATTAGAAAATGCGTTGACCAAAACCATTCGAACGAGGTAAAGAAAACTGCGGGCGAATATATGAGAGCGGGCGAACATTCAACCGACGTTATAGCAGAAAGTGTAATTAAGTTTTTGGATCAAAAGCACGATAAACCATTCTTTGCGTATACTTCATTTTTGGCCCCACACGATCCGCGTACAATGCCAGAAGAATTTTTAAATATGTATAATCCAGAAGACATAAAATTACCACCAAACTTTATGAGCTATCATTTTATCGAATACGCAAACTGGGAATGTCGAGACGAGACATTAGCGCCGTATCCGAGAACGCTCGCTAATACGCAAAAACATATTGCAGAATACTATGCAATGATAACTCATCTCGACTATCAAATCGGGCGCATCCTAGATAAATTAGAAGAAATCGGAGAAAAGGATAATACAATTATCGTTTACGCCGGAGACAATGGGCTTGCATTAGGGCAACATGGGCTATTTGGAAAGCAGAGCCTTTATGATCACTCGATGAGAGTTCCTTTATTAATATCTGGAGCAGGAATCAAAGCCGGAATGAAAACCGATGCGCTTGTATATTTATTCGATATATTTCCAACCTTGTGCGATCTTTTGGAACAAGAAATTCCAGCAAGTGTAACAGGGCAGAGCTTTGCTGAATGTATAAAAGGAACCAAAGATGCCGCTCGCGACCAGATATATCTTGCATATACAGATAAAATACGCGCCATTACAAAGGATGGCTTTAAATATATTGAGCATAGATACAACGGAATAATAACCAAACAATTATTTGACTTAAATTCTGATCCATTTGAAATGTCTAATCTTGTATTAAACCCTAACTATCAAGAAAAATTGGTGGCTCTGCAAAAAGCATTACAAGCAGAAAGCCAGCAATCCAACGAATTAAACCACAATCTTGGTAAAAATTATTGGGCTTAA
- a CDS encoding S-layer homology domain-containing protein, with product MSKIMKRRMAECLALSVGLSVMGMTPSSIYAAETKEKVALIDINQHWAYDSIETLIEAGVLTGYSDGTFRPNANITRAEMAVCLQNIFGFKQTNSEVFNDLDYSKNVNGSYNDWATDSILAVSDIMNHDGLAFRSDEYATREEVAYAIANAFSLAENGNVQNLEKLFSDSNEIAPWAKQAINQLVSKQYLSGRPDGTFDPKGHISRGELASILDRIAVEVVANNGVHKLGRVAGNVVISAMGNTGLQDTVIIGNLYIPAGVGNGQIFLDNVEVRGTVFFEGGNLILENTKIETLIVNNEDTTIKGNFKSEVEVADIRTAANIDGQMSIHTVVAKSDHIDIEDVPFKVTLEDAYKIVVADQQLYEDDIDSDGRIIFDEYYPEVETVVETVTVEPEYSNLDTKVEENGDITISNMARNASSNFKYALAQPDQDVEDLYFLPLIQGKISYQDMIMNYAAGEYVLVIQENLIADGDQAINYNAYTKVPIALIEAPILTTTANDGVNAVNIKLNRGIIVSFDDIACTINNATVPFTQTAIDEGGNLTLTASLNSVSDADLFSATINYPSQYYNGRENVTVVAPNTFQANASFEQAPTPSLAVVNTNDITTVTVAIPRSKWQENYKMSLDAVRLLNINPEVETVPGYLDLTAEFRKAYHENPDANTISVVVSQARLDMLPTTQINNDIYEDGLCATVSGQSSFVLHGTAQAMAKLNPTTANPNVIHNVNLGTAKSGKMLVTANIDTIAIGNPYYVEVSLLNELDGKFTREIPIYAAEMENGAIAKEIDVNDLGWKLVAGDEVCVAVISSIDPEIRVDSKTVTIDELDAFDLNYDIATKSLTVTAQSLEELLVTAKLIDLEGINMLFPANLTKIDDNKATITIPVDVRPGDCFEVSLALARPVWHTLGVSAQKMVTVPPIADMVDIDASGNMVIEVTNATVSEIRSGEVKVQFDITYKNGTVVNLPIDPQDNYVSLSETEDGDSIMRVSLEAIGEYLDDTNVSMIDVSITGIANSLAAKSGFPFALHRAEVLDVIVEADGTITIDAANNINTNDVFAEIIFTDTAGNELETFAVSEINEKTKLWQQLCRDK from the coding sequence ATGAGTAAAATAATGAAAAGACGAATGGCAGAATGCTTGGCACTATCTGTTGGACTATCTGTTATGGGGATGACTCCATCAAGCATTTATGCAGCAGAAACAAAAGAAAAAGTGGCGCTGATCGATATCAATCAACATTGGGCATATGATAGTATCGAAACTCTCATTGAGGCAGGAGTTTTAACTGGATATTCAGACGGAACCTTTCGCCCTAATGCCAACATAACAAGAGCTGAAATGGCGGTGTGTTTACAAAATATATTTGGTTTTAAGCAAACTAATAGCGAAGTATTTAATGATCTAGATTATAGTAAAAATGTAAATGGCTCGTATAATGACTGGGCCACTGATTCTATATTGGCCGTAAGCGATATAATGAATCACGATGGTTTAGCGTTTAGATCAGACGAGTATGCTACCAGGGAAGAAGTTGCCTATGCTATCGCAAATGCATTTAGCTTGGCAGAAAATGGTAATGTACAAAACTTAGAAAAATTGTTTTCTGATAGCAACGAAATTGCGCCCTGGGCAAAGCAAGCTATTAATCAGCTGGTATCAAAACAATATTTGAGCGGTAGACCAGACGGAACATTTGATCCCAAAGGGCATATTTCTCGTGGAGAACTCGCAAGCATCTTAGATAGGATTGCCGTTGAAGTAGTTGCCAATAATGGGGTACATAAGTTAGGTAGAGTTGCGGGCAATGTTGTAATATCCGCAATGGGCAACACGGGCCTACAAGATACTGTAATCATTGGAAATCTATATATTCCTGCTGGCGTTGGGAATGGCCAAATCTTTCTAGATAATGTGGAAGTTCGCGGTACAGTATTTTTTGAAGGAGGTAATTTGATATTAGAAAATACTAAAATAGAAACGCTAATTGTTAATAATGAAGATACCACTATAAAAGGAAATTTTAAATCTGAAGTTGAAGTTGCAGATATTAGAACTGCCGCAAATATCGATGGGCAAATGAGTATTCACACTGTTGTTGCAAAGTCTGATCATATAGATATAGAAGATGTGCCGTTTAAAGTTACTCTCGAAGATGCGTACAAAATTGTTGTTGCAGATCAGCAATTATACGAAGATGATATCGATAGCGATGGCAGAATTATTTTCGACGAATATTATCCAGAGGTCGAAACAGTTGTGGAAACTGTAACTGTTGAGCCCGAATATTCTAATCTTGATACCAAGGTGGAGGAAAATGGCGATATAACTATTTCTAACATGGCCAGAAATGCGTCATCAAATTTTAAATATGCATTGGCTCAGCCCGACCAAGATGTTGAGGATCTATATTTTTTACCCCTCATTCAAGGAAAAATTTCATACCAAGATATGATAATGAATTATGCTGCAGGTGAATATGTACTGGTAATTCAAGAAAATTTAATTGCAGACGGAGATCAAGCGATAAACTATAACGCATACACCAAAGTTCCGATTGCGCTAATTGAAGCACCAATTCTAACAACCACTGCAAACGACGGGGTCAATGCTGTTAATATTAAATTAAATCGAGGTATAATCGTAAGCTTTGACGACATAGCCTGTACAATAAATAATGCGACAGTGCCCTTCACTCAAACTGCCATAGATGAGGGCGGAAATCTAACTCTAACTGCAAGTTTAAATTCTGTTTCTGACGCAGATTTATTTTCTGCTACCATAAATTATCCTTCACAATATTATAATGGTCGCGAGAATGTAACGGTGGTGGCCCCAAATACATTTCAAGCAAATGCATCGTTTGAACAAGCTCCAACTCCATCTCTTGCTGTTGTGAATACAAATGATATCACTACAGTTACAGTTGCGATACCACGATCAAAATGGCAAGAAAATTATAAAATGAGCCTCGATGCTGTTAGGCTTCTTAATATCAATCCTGAAGTGGAAACTGTTCCAGGATACCTAGATTTAACTGCAGAATTTAGAAAGGCGTACCATGAAAATCCTGACGCAAACACAATTTCTGTTGTAGTAAGTCAAGCTAGGTTGGACATGCTTCCTACCACTCAAATCAACAACGATATATATGAAGATGGACTTTGCGCCACTGTTTCTGGTCAATCTAGCTTTGTATTACATGGCACTGCTCAGGCGATGGCCAAGCTCAACCCAACTACTGCAAATCCAAATGTCATTCACAACGTAAATCTGGGTACGGCAAAGTCTGGCAAGATGCTAGTTACTGCCAATATCGATACGATCGCAATCGGAAATCCATATTACGTTGAAGTTTCGTTGCTAAATGAATTAGACGGCAAATTTACCAGAGAAATTCCAATTTATGCCGCAGAAATGGAAAATGGCGCTATCGCAAAAGAAATTGATGTTAACGATTTGGGATGGAAGCTGGTTGCCGGAGATGAAGTATGCGTCGCAGTTATTAGTAGCATAGACCCAGAAATAAGAGTAGATTCGAAGACGGTTACCATCGACGAGCTGGATGCGTTCGATCTTAACTATGACATCGCAACAAAATCGCTAACCGTTACAGCTCAGTCGCTAGAAGAGCTGCTTGTAACAGCAAAGTTAATTGATTTAGAAGGAATCAATATGCTCTTTCCCGCAAATCTAACCAAAATAGATGACAATAAGGCCACAATAACAATACCGGTAGATGTTAGACCAGGAGATTGCTTCGAAGTTTCGCTTGCCCTTGCGCGGCCAGTTTGGCATACCCTTGGTGTGTCGGCTCAAAAAATGGTAACCGTTCCTCCTATTGCAGATATGGTCGATATTGATGCGTCTGGAAATATGGTCATAGAAGTAACCAACGCCACCGTTTCAGAAATTCGCAGCGGTGAAGTAAAAGTGCAATTTGATATCACATATAAAAATGGAACCGTCGTGAATCTACCGATAGATCCCCAAGATAATTATGTAAGCTTAAGCGAGACCGAAGATGGTGACTCAATAATGCGAGTTTCTCTTGAGGCAATTGGCGAATATTTAGACGATACCAATGTTTCTATGATTGATGTCTCTATTACTGGTATCGCAAATTCTTTGGCGGCTAAATCGGGCTTTCCGTTTGCATTGCATCGGGCAGAGGTTTTAGATGTGATAGTAGAAGCAGATGGTACTATTACTATTGATGCCGCAAACAATATAAACACAAACGACGTTTTTGCAGAAATAATTTTTACTGATACTGCGGGCAACGAGCTTGAGACTTTTGCGGTATCTGAGATTAATGAAAAAACAAAACTCTGGCAACAACTTTGCCGAGATAAGTAA